One genomic window of Halovivax cerinus includes the following:
- a CDS encoding multiprotein bridging factor aMBF1: MVQCEMCGAETQAPKTIKVEGAKLDVCSNCTDFGTEVQTPSSTSSTSTKYSTGSSGSDGTSGSSSGTSGAGGASGGRGGGGRSSDMFDEMDELAPDYDDTIRQAREEAGLSQSDLANELNEKASLIRKLERGETLPSDDVQSKLERFLDVSLTASSGSDEDAEWSGGSSTGSYTLGDVVKRKD, translated from the coding sequence ATGGTTCAGTGTGAGATGTGTGGCGCCGAGACGCAGGCCCCGAAGACCATCAAGGTCGAGGGGGCGAAGCTGGACGTCTGCTCGAACTGTACCGACTTCGGGACGGAGGTGCAGACGCCGAGTTCGACCTCGAGTACGTCGACGAAGTACTCGACCGGGAGTTCGGGATCCGACGGGACCAGCGGGTCGTCGTCCGGCACGTCGGGAGCCGGCGGAGCCTCCGGCGGTCGCGGCGGTGGTGGCCGCAGTTCGGACATGTTCGACGAGATGGACGAACTGGCGCCGGATTACGACGACACCATCCGACAGGCACGCGAGGAGGCGGGCCTGAGTCAGTCCGACCTCGCGAACGAACTCAACGAGAAGGCGAGCCTGATCCGAAAACTCGAGCGCGGTGAGACGCTCCCGAGCGACGACGTCCAGTCGAAACTCGAACGCTTCCTCGACGTCTCGCTCACCGCAAGCAGCGGGAGCGACGAGGACGCCGAGTGGAGCGGCGGATCGAGCACCGGCAGCTACACGCTCGGCGACGTCGTCAAACGCAAGGACTGA
- a CDS encoding toll/interleukin-1 receptor domain-containing protein, protein MSGEQVFVSHDPADLAIVQEIFATVKNFPFGVHLALEAVESGRSRDRLEGRLANSDVVVAVLTESSADSKWINQEIGYAIAKGIPVLPLYERADLGGGFVDGVEGVTLNRENLTVTVFNLLSRLRAELAPLGALSVPNWYIRFPCTLADCGHPVTLELEEGQTKLWKLHKHGQLLETACDVCDTAYFFDPATIGFVRRDASTPETA, encoded by the coding sequence ATGTCCGGGGAACAGGTCTTCGTCTCGCACGATCCGGCGGACCTCGCGATCGTCCAGGAGATCTTCGCGACGGTGAAAAATTTCCCGTTTGGCGTCCACCTCGCCCTGGAAGCCGTCGAGTCCGGACGGAGCCGTGACCGACTGGAAGGACGACTCGCCAACAGCGACGTCGTCGTCGCGGTGTTGACGGAATCGTCGGCCGACAGCAAGTGGATCAACCAGGAGATCGGCTACGCGATCGCGAAGGGGATTCCGGTCCTGCCGCTGTACGAGCGTGCAGATCTCGGCGGCGGATTCGTAGACGGTGTCGAGGGCGTCACGCTGAATCGTGAGAATCTGACGGTGACGGTGTTCAACCTCCTCAGTCGGCTGCGAGCCGAGCTCGCCCCCCTCGGGGCGCTTTCGGTGCCGAACTGGTACATCCGGTTTCCGTGTACGCTGGCCGACTGCGGTCACCCGGTCACGCTGGAACTCGAAGAGGGACAGACGAAACTCTGGAAACTGCACAAACACGGTCAGTTGCTCGAGACGGCCTGCGACGTCTGCGATACCGCCTACTTCTTCGATCCGGCGACGATCGGATTCGTCAGACGCGACGCGTCCACACCGGAGACGGCGTAA
- the asd gene encoding aspartate-semialdehyde dehydrogenase, whose translation MSVRVGILGATGAVGQRLVELLAPHPSFEIASVTASESSAGATYRDAAKWRTGSPIPDAVANVEVVPTEPSAVPDDVSLLFSALPSDVGARVEPAFCEAGYVVSSNASNERMADDVPLVIPELNADHLALLDVQRAERGWDGALVKNPNCSTITFVPTLAPLSEYGLERVHVATLQAVSGAGYDGVSSMEIVDNALPHIGGEAEKLETESRKLLGSFDGSAIDHHDVTVSASVNRIPTLDGHLENVWVETDDDVTPEAAAEAMAAYPGIDLHTAPDPFIEVLSEPDRPQPRLDRNRGDGMAVSVGGLESSATGGLQYNCLAHNTIRGAAGASVLNGELLVDRGYV comes from the coding sequence ATGAGCGTTAGAGTCGGAATTCTCGGAGCGACCGGTGCCGTCGGGCAGCGTCTCGTCGAGTTATTGGCCCCGCACCCGTCGTTCGAGATCGCGTCGGTGACGGCGAGCGAGTCGAGCGCAGGGGCGACCTACCGGGACGCGGCGAAGTGGCGCACGGGATCCCCGATTCCCGATGCGGTCGCGAACGTCGAGGTCGTCCCGACCGAGCCCTCGGCCGTCCCGGACGACGTGTCACTCCTGTTCTCTGCCCTCCCCTCGGACGTCGGCGCCCGGGTCGAGCCCGCATTCTGTGAGGCGGGGTACGTGGTCTCGTCGAACGCCTCGAACGAACGGATGGCGGACGACGTGCCGCTCGTCATCCCCGAACTCAATGCCGATCACCTTGCGCTACTCGACGTACAGCGGGCAGAGCGCGGCTGGGATGGCGCGCTCGTCAAGAACCCGAATTGCTCGACGATCACGTTCGTCCCCACGCTCGCGCCCCTCTCCGAGTACGGACTCGAACGCGTCCACGTTGCGACGCTCCAGGCCGTCTCCGGTGCGGGCTACGACGGTGTCTCGTCGATGGAGATCGTGGACAACGCCCTCCCCCACATCGGCGGTGAGGCCGAGAAGCTGGAGACCGAGTCGCGAAAACTGCTCGGCTCGTTCGACGGGTCGGCCATCGATCACCACGACGTGACCGTCTCGGCGTCGGTCAATCGAATCCCGACGCTCGACGGGCACCTAGAGAACGTCTGGGTCGAAACCGACGACGACGTCACGCCGGAGGCGGCCGCGGAGGCGATGGCCGCCTATCCGGGAATCGACCTCCACACGGCCCCCGATCCGTTCATCGAGGTGCTGTCCGAGCCAGATCGACCGCAGCCACGTCTCGACCGGAACCGGGGCGACGGCATGGCCGTCTCCGTGGGTGGGCTGGAATCGTCGGCGACCGGCGGCCTGCAGTACAACTGTCTCGCGCACAATACGATCCGCGGGGCGGCCGGCGCGAGCGTACTGAACGGCGAACTGCTCGTCGATCGCGGCTACGTCTGA
- a CDS encoding 3-hydroxyacyl-CoA dehydrogenase family protein: MRVGVLGAGTMGQGIAQVAAQAGHDVVVRDIESEFVEDGLDGIESTLAEGVEREKVTPDEKAATLDRLSGTTDLETAVSESDLVIEAVPEDMDLKQETFTSVEESADEETIIASNTSALSVTEIASALERPERAIGLHFFNPVHLMSLVEVVVPERTSDETVETAEAFVDGIGKSPITVRDSPGFASSRLGVTLGVEAIRMVETGVASPRDVDRAMTLGYNHPMGPIELTDVVGLDVRLDILEHLREELGERFKPPQLLRQKVRAGNLGRKTGEGFYVWEDGEIVGVSDGAMSSPEGDR, translated from the coding sequence ATGCGCGTAGGCGTACTCGGAGCGGGAACGATGGGACAGGGTATCGCCCAGGTCGCCGCACAGGCCGGCCACGACGTCGTGGTCAGAGACATCGAGTCTGAATTCGTCGAAGACGGACTCGACGGGATCGAGTCGACGCTCGCGGAGGGTGTCGAACGTGAGAAGGTGACGCCGGACGAGAAGGCGGCCACGCTCGATCGACTGTCGGGGACGACTGACCTGGAGACTGCCGTCTCGGAGTCCGATCTGGTGATCGAGGCCGTCCCCGAGGACATGGATCTCAAACAGGAGACGTTCACGTCTGTCGAGGAATCGGCGGATGAGGAGACGATCATCGCGTCGAACACCTCCGCGCTCTCGGTGACCGAGATCGCGAGCGCGCTGGAGCGACCGGAACGGGCGATCGGGCTGCACTTTTTCAACCCCGTCCACCTGATGTCGCTCGTCGAGGTCGTGGTTCCCGAACGGACGAGCGACGAGACCGTCGAGACGGCCGAGGCGTTCGTCGACGGAATCGGGAAGTCACCGATCACGGTCCGCGATTCCCCAGGATTCGCATCGTCACGTCTCGGGGTCACGCTCGGCGTCGAGGCCATTCGGATGGTCGAGACCGGCGTCGCATCGCCCCGCGACGTCGATCGGGCGATGACGCTCGGGTACAACCACCCGATGGGCCCGATCGAACTCACGGACGTGGTCGGTCTCGACGTCCGCCTCGACATCCTCGAACACCTCCGGGAGGAACTCGGCGAGCGGTTCAAACCGCCGCAACTGCTCAGACAGAAAGTCCGCGCTGGCAACCTCGGTCGAAAGACCGGCGAAGGGTTCTACGTCTGGGAGGACGGCGAGATCGTCGGGGTGAGCGACGGCGCGATGAGCTCCCCGGAGGGTGACCGATGA
- a CDS encoding adenylate kinase family protein, whose protein sequence is MRIAVTGTPGTGKTSATELLPDRFGDRGVDLGSVATDGEIRAELSSGRNRLSTDGVCHLNDLLESESLYTDVDEDRDSVIADLDALEAAVDDRAPLVVESHLSHHLQADRVVVLRCEPTELERRLRDRGESAAKARENAESEALDVILAEAVEIHGRDAVYEIDTTDIDPVSVADRIADVVVGKRDPSAGTVDFVGYLG, encoded by the coding sequence GTGAGGATCGCCGTCACCGGCACGCCGGGGACCGGAAAGACGTCGGCGACGGAACTCCTTCCCGACCGGTTCGGCGACCGAGGAGTTGATCTCGGGTCGGTGGCGACCGACGGCGAAATCCGCGCCGAACTGTCGAGCGGCCGGAACCGCCTCAGCACGGACGGCGTCTGTCACCTGAACGACCTCCTCGAATCGGAGTCGCTGTACACCGACGTCGACGAGGACAGAGACAGCGTGATCGCCGACCTCGACGCGCTCGAAGCGGCGGTCGACGACCGCGCGCCGCTGGTCGTCGAGTCACACCTCTCCCACCACCTCCAGGCAGACCGCGTCGTCGTCCTGCGGTGTGAGCCAACCGAGCTCGAACGACGACTTCGCGATCGGGGCGAATCGGCCGCGAAGGCCCGGGAGAACGCCGAGAGCGAGGCGCTCGACGTCATCCTCGCCGAGGCGGTCGAGATCCACGGTCGCGACGCGGTCTACGAGATCGACACGACCGACATCGATCCGGTGTCCGTCGCCGATCGCATCGCCGATGTCGTGGTTGGAAAGCGCGATCCCAGCGCCGGGACGGTCGACTTCGTGGGGTACCTGGGATGA
- a CDS encoding DUF3054 domain-containing protein, with product MANGEIRALAVDSFVIGGLALLGLLRHRGDPIEDPGYALATIAPFVLGWIGCATLSNLYRDRRRIGLTTHLRSVLICWLAATNVAFLIRGSPVAPGNVPWSFMAVMVGLGSVAVLGSRLTFEWVVRSREERL from the coding sequence GTGGCGAACGGAGAGATCAGGGCACTCGCCGTCGATAGCTTCGTCATCGGTGGTCTCGCGCTGCTCGGACTGCTGAGACACCGGGGCGACCCGATCGAAGATCCGGGGTACGCCCTGGCGACAATCGCCCCGTTCGTACTCGGCTGGATCGGGTGTGCGACGCTCTCGAACCTGTACCGCGATCGACGGCGGATCGGACTCACAACGCACCTCCGGTCGGTCCTGATCTGCTGGCTCGCCGCGACGAACGTCGCCTTTCTGATCCGCGGGTCGCCGGTCGCCCCTGGGAACGTGCCGTGGTCGTTCATGGCCGTGATGGTGGGCCTGGGTTCCGTCGCTGTTCTCGGGTCGCGCCTCACGTTCGAATGGGTCGTTCGATCCCGTGAGGAACGGCTGTAG
- a CDS encoding CDP-alcohol phosphatidyltransferase family protein, giving the protein MTLDSLRPYISGALRPFVNGFDRAGMTPNGVSVVAFAMALAAAGAFYLGGVAEQWWYAVAALAVLANGWLDVVDGALARKQAVASQAGDLLDHVLDRYADVVIIAGLAAGIDAYPLGFAAVSGVLLTSYLGTQAQAVGLDRVYGGLVGRADRLALIGLVGLLVVPLSGTYGGHGLVWWLLAFLAAVGHLTALQRFYYAWTALE; this is encoded by the coding sequence ATGACGCTCGACTCACTCCGTCCGTACATCTCGGGGGCGCTCCGACCGTTCGTGAACGGGTTCGACCGTGCGGGGATGACGCCCAACGGGGTGAGCGTCGTCGCGTTCGCGATGGCCTTGGCCGCCGCGGGGGCGTTCTATCTCGGGGGCGTGGCCGAGCAGTGGTGGTACGCCGTCGCCGCACTGGCCGTCCTGGCGAACGGCTGGCTCGACGTCGTGGACGGGGCCCTCGCCCGAAAACAGGCCGTCGCTTCGCAGGCCGGCGACCTGCTCGACCACGTCCTCGATCGGTACGCGGATGTCGTGATCATCGCCGGACTCGCCGCGGGTATCGACGCTTACCCGCTCGGGTTCGCCGCCGTGAGCGGCGTCCTCCTGACCTCGTACCTCGGAACGCAGGCTCAGGCAGTCGGTCTAGACCGCGTCTACGGCGGTCTCGTCGGTCGCGCGGATCGACTCGCCCTCATCGGCCTGGTGGGACTGCTCGTCGTCCCACTCTCGGGCACGTACGGCGGACACGGACTCGTCTGGTGGCTCCTCGCCTTCCTCGCCGCCGTCGGTCACCTGACCGCTCTGCAGCGGTTTTACTACGCGTGGACGGCCCTCGAGTAG
- the hisC gene encoding histidinol-phosphate transaminase, giving the protein MQPRDLSAHATYEAGRGIEEVARELGRDPASFVTLSSNENPHGPAPAAVEALREAAETASDYPKAAHADLTDALADRWDVSSGQIWLGNGGDGAIDYLSRAMLDPGDAVLVPKPGFAYYAMSTRFHHGTLDAYVLSKDRDFAQDPDSILGTYDGERIVYLTSPHNPSGTTMSLDAIERLADGTSDRTLVVVDEAYGEFAETDSAVALIEGRKGFDAREDVAVIRTFSKAYGLAGVRLGYAVVPDAWADAYARVNTPFAASELACRAGLAALEDAEHVEMTVESVRWAREHLATRVEAPAWPSEGNFVLFDVGDGAGVASDLQERGVIVRDCTSFGLPGCIRVTCGTESETKRAAEAINAVLDARDPTPDRGDAGGAATDREVNES; this is encoded by the coding sequence ATGCAGCCACGAGACCTCTCGGCCCACGCGACCTACGAGGCGGGCCGGGGTATCGAGGAGGTGGCGCGCGAACTCGGTCGCGACCCGGCATCGTTCGTCACGCTCTCCTCGAACGAGAACCCGCACGGCCCCGCCCCGGCCGCCGTCGAAGCCCTGCGCGAGGCCGCGGAGACGGCCAGCGACTACCCGAAGGCCGCCCACGCGGACCTGACCGACGCGCTCGCCGATCGGTGGGACGTCTCGTCCGGCCAGATCTGGCTCGGCAACGGGGGCGACGGCGCGATCGACTACCTCTCGCGAGCGATGCTCGATCCAGGTGACGCCGTCCTCGTCCCGAAACCCGGATTCGCGTACTACGCCATGAGCACCAGGTTCCACCACGGAACGCTCGACGCGTACGTGCTCTCGAAGGACCGAGACTTCGCGCAGGATCCTGATTCCATCCTCGGTACATACGACGGCGAACGGATCGTCTACCTGACCAGTCCGCACAACCCGTCGGGAACGACGATGTCCCTCGACGCGATCGAGCGTCTGGCCGACGGGACGAGCGACCGGACGCTCGTCGTCGTCGACGAGGCCTACGGCGAGTTCGCGGAGACGGACAGCGCCGTCGCGCTGATCGAGGGGCGCAAGGGATTCGACGCGCGTGAGGACGTCGCCGTGATTCGAACGTTCTCGAAAGCCTACGGCCTCGCCGGGGTTCGCCTGGGATACGCCGTGGTGCCCGACGCGTGGGCCGACGCCTACGCCCGGGTGAACACCCCATTCGCCGCGAGCGAACTCGCCTGCCGGGCCGGGCTGGCCGCCCTCGAGGACGCAGAACACGTCGAGATGACCGTGGAATCTGTCCGCTGGGCCCGCGAGCACCTCGCCACCCGCGTCGAGGCACCCGCCTGGCCGAGCGAGGGGAACTTCGTCCTCTTCGACGTCGGGGACGGGGCCGGTGTCGCGTCGGACCTGCAAGAACGCGGCGTCATCGTCCGGGACTGTACGAGTTTCGGGCTCCCCGGTTGCATCCGGGTCACCTGCGGGACGGAGTCGGAGACGAAGCGAGCCGCGGAGGCGATCAACGCCGTACTCGATGCTCGCGATCCGACTCCCGATCGAGGCGACGCCGGAGGAGCCGCCACCGACCGGGAGGTGAACGAGTCGTGA
- a CDS encoding J domain-containing protein, which translates to MGVADETQRGCDGCDRSVAVADLTTVSMPDGTLVACCPRCTPHARAAAKRAAELDTTKGTCDGCRTTVAESDLEDVVLTDGAVVSLCGSCREDRPGRSRTPSSGVADTETTEIARRKSLCTHCHEWVDEERYRVTLVDDRAEKLCETCKETAVETGIVVDVSMRRTDARDILGVDEGASTAAIRSAFQTQIKNAHPDRPTGTREAFRLVTEAYDRLRSSQ; encoded by the coding sequence ATGGGTGTCGCCGACGAGACGCAGCGAGGCTGTGACGGCTGTGACCGGTCCGTCGCGGTGGCCGACCTCACGACCGTCTCGATGCCGGACGGGACGCTCGTCGCGTGCTGTCCACGCTGTACTCCACACGCCCGTGCAGCCGCGAAACGGGCCGCAGAACTGGATACGACGAAAGGAACCTGTGACGGCTGTCGAACGACCGTCGCGGAGTCGGATCTGGAGGACGTCGTTCTCACCGACGGCGCCGTGGTCTCCCTCTGTGGGTCCTGCAGGGAGGACCGACCAGGTCGATCGAGGACCCCGTCGTCGGGGGTCGCCGATACCGAGACGACGGAGATCGCACGTCGAAAGTCGCTGTGTACCCACTGTCACGAGTGGGTCGACGAGGAACGCTATCGCGTGACGCTCGTGGACGATCGGGCGGAGAAACTGTGTGAGACCTGCAAGGAGACGGCCGTGGAGACGGGGATCGTCGTCGACGTCTCGATGCGACGGACCGACGCGAGAGACATTCTCGGCGTCGACGAAGGCGCATCCACCGCCGCTATTCGATCCGCGTTTCAGACTCAGATCAAGAACGCTCACCCAGATCGCCCGACCGGCACCAGGGAGGCGTTTCGACTCGTCACGGAGGCCTACGACCGGTTGCGATCGTCTCAGTGA
- a CDS encoding 30S ribosomal protein S17e, whose product MAIKPAYVKKTATLLMERYPDAFTDDFEQNKESVEKLTNIESKGVRNRIAGYVTRKQGVPAA is encoded by the coding sequence ATGGCCATCAAACCCGCCTACGTGAAGAAGACTGCGACGCTCCTCATGGAGCGCTACCCGGACGCCTTCACGGACGACTTCGAGCAGAACAAAGAGAGCGTCGAGAAACTCACGAACATCGAATCGAAGGGCGTTCGCAACCGCATCGCCGGCTACGTCACGCGCAAGCAGGGCGTTCCCGCGGCCTGA
- the tpiA gene encoding triose-phosphate isomerase translates to MFVLVNTKTYPCDQVAVAEAAAAVEPTTDARLAVAPQPTAIDAVADTGVETWAQHVDPIEPGSNTGSILAESVADAGATGTLLNHSEHRIRLDQLDEGLSASDRADLETIVCANTPEQAAAAAALGPDAVAIEPPALIGTGTPVSQADPEIVESAVTAVDGVDESVAVLCGAGISTGQDVVAARELGAEGVLLASGVAKADDPAAALESLVDPL, encoded by the coding sequence ATGTTCGTCCTCGTCAACACCAAGACGTATCCGTGCGATCAGGTCGCGGTCGCCGAGGCGGCTGCAGCTGTGGAGCCGACGACAGACGCCCGACTGGCCGTCGCCCCGCAACCGACGGCGATCGACGCGGTCGCCGACACGGGCGTCGAAACCTGGGCACAGCACGTGGATCCGATCGAACCGGGGAGCAACACGGGATCGATACTCGCCGAATCGGTCGCTGACGCGGGCGCTACCGGGACACTCCTCAACCACTCGGAGCACAGGATCCGCCTCGATCAGCTGGACGAGGGTCTGTCGGCGAGCGACCGGGCCGATCTCGAGACGATCGTCTGCGCGAACACGCCCGAGCAGGCGGCCGCCGCCGCGGCACTCGGACCCGACGCGGTCGCGATCGAGCCGCCCGCACTCATCGGGACCGGCACGCCAGTCAGCCAGGCGGACCCGGAGATCGTCGAGTCCGCCGTGACTGCCGTCGACGGCGTCGACGAGTCGGTCGCCGTCCTCTGCGGGGCAGGCATCTCGACCGGCCAGGACGTGGTGGCCGCCCGCGAGCTCGGTGCCGAAGGCGTCCTGCTCGCCAGCGGCGTCGCGAAGGCCGACGACCCGGCAGCCGCCCTCGAATCGCTGGTCGACCCACTTTGA
- a CDS encoding DUF447 domain-containing protein: MTGSNESNRRVESVASDGEDPSTAGGAKPSDCGADETAPERVDDGGVDWPVELTGVTESLVTTLGPNDRWNVAPLGLFAGDPVTATTWGATRTRRNVDRTGEGYVQFVTDPVTFVDAALSIVETTNPVVDQAHAWAHVEFTRVDSGHDGDTEWVRWALVPVETTIVSRTVPTLSRGLGAVIEASVAASRLGTDAYDESTCRRTIARAGDVVERAGSPREREAFDRLLAHVDEDITLE; this comes from the coding sequence ATGACCGGGTCGAACGAGTCGAATCGAAGGGTGGAGTCGGTAGCCAGCGATGGCGAGGATCCGTCGACTGCCGGTGGGGCCAAACCGTCCGACTGTGGCGCGGACGAAACCGCACCAGAGAGGGTGGACGACGGCGGCGTCGACTGGCCCGTCGAACTGACCGGCGTGACCGAGTCGCTGGTGACGACGCTCGGGCCGAACGACCGGTGGAACGTCGCCCCGCTCGGACTCTTCGCCGGCGACCCGGTGACGGCGACGACGTGGGGCGCCACGCGAACGCGTCGGAACGTCGACCGAACGGGTGAGGGATACGTCCAGTTCGTCACCGACCCGGTCACGTTCGTCGACGCGGCCCTCTCCATCGTCGAGACGACGAATCCGGTGGTCGATCAGGCCCACGCCTGGGCTCACGTCGAGTTCACGCGGGTCGATTCGGGCCACGATGGCGACACCGAGTGGGTCCGCTGGGCGCTCGTTCCGGTCGAGACGACGATCGTCTCCCGAACCGTCCCGACGCTTTCGCGCGGGCTCGGCGCCGTCATCGAGGCTAGCGTCGCCGCCTCGCGCCTCGGTACGGACGCCTACGACGAGTCGACGTGTCGGCGAACGATCGCTCGCGCGGGCGACGTCGTCGAGCGGGCGGGCAGTCCGCGCGAACGCGAGGCGTTCGATCGATTGCTCGCCCACGTTGACGAGGATATCACCCTCGAATAA
- a CDS encoding enoyl-CoA hydratase/isomerase family protein, with protein MSDDASADDASSESPDGAVTGDVTETSFETVQVEIGQRAENVATVTIDRPDARNALNGTVRAELKAALPALEADDSTRVVVLTGSDEANAFVAGADVSELRERGLVEQREKSERPRVYEVVDELDVPVIARVNGHALGGGCELATACDVRIADERAKLGQPEITLGLIPGGGRTQRLPRLVGPGQAKRLILSGDVIDAEEAHEIGLVEDVCAPDELDDAVYDLAASMAANSPLALEYAKDAIQASARLPLDSGIDYESELFVQLFATDDKNEGIDAFFEDREPEWRGR; from the coding sequence ATGAGCGACGACGCATCGGCGGACGACGCCTCGTCTGAGTCACCCGACGGTGCGGTCACCGGCGACGTGACCGAAACGTCGTTCGAGACGGTACAGGTCGAGATCGGCCAGCGTGCCGAGAACGTCGCGACGGTAACGATCGACCGACCCGACGCGAGAAACGCGCTCAACGGAACCGTCAGAGCGGAACTGAAGGCCGCACTGCCAGCGCTCGAAGCGGACGACAGCACCCGCGTCGTCGTCCTCACGGGCTCGGACGAGGCGAACGCGTTCGTCGCAGGCGCCGACGTGAGTGAACTCCGCGAGCGCGGGCTGGTAGAGCAGCGCGAGAAGAGCGAGCGACCGCGCGTCTACGAGGTCGTCGACGAGCTCGACGTGCCGGTGATCGCCCGGGTGAACGGCCACGCACTCGGCGGCGGGTGCGAACTCGCGACCGCCTGCGACGTCCGCATCGCAGACGAACGGGCCAAACTCGGCCAGCCGGAGATCACGCTCGGCCTCATCCCCGGCGGGGGCCGAACGCAGCGACTCCCGCGTCTCGTCGGACCCGGGCAGGCGAAACGCCTGATCCTCTCGGGCGACGTGATCGACGCCGAAGAGGCCCACGAGATCGGGCTCGTCGAGGACGTCTGTGCGCCGGACGAACTCGACGATGCGGTGTACGATCTCGCGGCGTCGATGGCTGCCAACAGTCCGCTCGCGCTCGAATACGCCAAAGACGCGATTCAGGCGAGCGCCCGGCTCCCGCTCGACAGCGGGATCGACTACGAATCGGAACTGTTCGTCCAGCTGTTCGCCACCGACGACAAGAACGAGGGCATCGACGCGTTCTTCGAGGACCGCGAACCGGAGTGGCGCGGTCGGTAG